In the Glycine max cultivar Williams 82 chromosome 19, Glycine_max_v4.0, whole genome shotgun sequence genome, AGGTTACGTATATCACATTTGGCagcaaggaaaaggaaaaagatggaAGTGAAAGTGAACGGCATCAACATGCATGTGACGGAGAAAGGAGAGGGTCCAGTGGTGTTGTTCCTCCACAGGCTTCACTGGGGGCCTCAACTGTACTATAGAAATTAATATCAACTTGTATGTTAATTCCTATATATTACTATTTGTTTTCTGTCCATCATTAATTGACACCTGGCATTAGGCTTCCACATTATAGTAAATATATGattctttctttgtttaaagAAATTGGGAGCTTACGTGTCCCATATTTGGAGGAAGTGGTCGTGCATGAAGGGTTGTCTCATTTTAACAACCAAGAAGATGCAGAGGATGTCAACAATCACTTTTATGATTTTGTAAAGAAGTTCTAATGATCTTAccaatttttgttaattgtcaCATTGCTCACTCAGTGTAGTAATAAAGTAATTTTGTTGCCATCTATGCTACTTGCGTTTGCTGGCTCGTTCGTCTAGTTAAGACTTTAAGTTATATTTCTACTCATGATTTTACCATTATGGAAGCATATTTCATTATTTCGTAATTTTCAGGGTTGCTTGGCACCGTAGACGGTAATATCCCAGAAGTACGTACTCAAAGAATTGCTTCATATTGTTTTTGTTGCAACTACGTACTAGTTCAAATATTCAAGTtacaacacaatttttttaatctaatgcATTGTCTAGTgaacaataaacaaattaaaatacagaaGTTAGTGTGCAAGTTATTATAATATCTTTAttaatattgaatattttaataaaattaatattatatattatatacacgGTACATAAATAATGTAGACATAATTTTGAGAAATAATATGAAGGGTTTTTCCATATGTTTACGCCAGAGACAGATGAAAGTTATTGCGACGTTTATTTTACAATTATCTTTCTCTGTTAGTTTAAGAAAGTATCCCAACTGCATGTATATTTTACAGTTCTCTTTCTCTGTTAGTTTAAAAATGTATCTCTTTACTCAAAATGGATGGATGGGATAAgaggaaaattaattattttgaaataagaaGCTTAAATACTGTAATTTCTAATTacacaaaatagaaaaataaattaagagttTGGCTAATAAGTGTTATTAGAATATTGGTTAaggaattataataaaaaatatttatcatgaaaattacaggaaaatgtaaaaaaagttatgacagtataattttatgcatttttaataaaaaaatactttttttagtttcttaattaatatctttAAGTACACCCGTTATCATgtacttaaaattaaacaaactacGTAACCAGCAAAAAGAGAGAGTGGAGCTGCCCATTGATTTAGTATAAGTTACAGATATATAACTGTAGAGAAAAGATTGGAATATACTTAATTTGAAGATACGATTACGGTTAGTTTCCTTCGGCAATCtcgttatttttcttaatttttttgcatTCTTGGATATGAGATGCCATATCACGGAAAGTTTTAGGCTTTGTGTTTATTTTGTGGTATATAGTGGAGTATACATTATACACTGTTTTCACTTCCGATCGAAGTTTGTCCTGACACGAAAAAAGCATAATCCCATAGTCGATTCTAATGATGCTGTATTgtgtataatttaatttatcttaacTAGTGACGGATtcatttgtaacaaaaaatgataaagattcATTTGTTGATTGCTAAAATACTACCTGTTCTCACCACGCTTGGAATTTCATGGTTGGAGTTGGAGAGCTTCACATCTGTCGGACAGTGCACATTGTTGGCTTCACTAAAATTAATTTCGTCGAAATTAATCCATCAAAATCACTAACATTGTTTGGTTTGAGTAGAAAGCAAGGTCTCAggttttattgtcattttaataCTAACCCAACGATTAACATTGCAGGAATGATTACTGATATCGAAATAAATCCATAAAAAGTCACTAACATTGTTGGTTTAAGTAGAAAGCAAGGTCTCACGACTAGAAacattttgttcaatttttgtccttttaatttacaatatcaatgaaacatttttattttttctaatttatctttaaaaatatacagtgaagtgaaaaaaataagaaataaatatataaatgagtgaaaatataattaatatgaaaaataagagaTATATTAGGAAATGCAtaatgattttcatgaaatctaaaatattaaatttcctttttaatattCCTATGCCAAAATCTTAAattcaaagaaaatgaaatggactgagcattttatttgtaatattcTTCCTAAAGAGTAAATacagttatttaaataaaagtttattatctgaaaattttattattttcttttgtaacttatcatttataaataataataaaaaatgatattaaatcaTGATAATAAGTGATAGATCTAGAAATTAGtggtaacaaaaaataatttctaatatttttacaaaagtaaaatatcataagatattacaaaatatataatattatgataaaaaaaatctaaatcacTTAAGCTTCTACAAATTACAATTGTCCTTTACAtactttcatattttaaaaatattccatGATTTGTTCATTGCGAATATTAATTTAGTATGTGAAATGTAATactctttattaaaataagcaaCACTAAAACATCATTAATCATGCatgctttttttataaaagaaaaatgctttCGACAAAATTACACCatggaattttttaaaagatatgtgTTTTACTTATCTCTTAAACAAACAATTTGAGTTCTTTATTATCTTTGTCTCAAtagaatttttgaaaagatttgtgtgattttagaaaaagaaacttTAAATTCGAGTTTGAAATTATATCTTTTGAGATTTGTTTAgtcaatctttttttatattttatttttatccaatctaatatattattatattaatatattttctaaaaatataacaatctaatatattaaaataatttaatctattttttctttattaagaaatatatttagataatctttatttaaataattattgaattattttttaatattatatgaaacaatatgttttaaataattattgaaacaATAATGAGAATtgaattaaatgatttaggtttgagcatataatttttgtatttaatatcttatatttatttggattttgagttaaaaaaatttaatgatgacaatatatagttttttatgagaataattatgttttatatacattaacaaataaaaaaaaattgatggaaaCAATTGCCCACAACAGTTAAGATGCATACGCCAATGATGATACTATCtctttctcatattttttttatttatgttttaggtTATTGTAGatgaattaagaaatatttaaaatattcttatttaatactttaaattttgatatttgtaCAGTTGCATTACTAGCGGtgaatattaaataatgatatagtatttgattaaatattaattattttgagaaaaataaaaatatatggatGGAAGTAGTATTTGGAGTAAATTAAAACGGCTGGATAGCTCTAGGAGCCTATGGTTTGGCATGGTTTGGCATGGTTTGGCATTGAGTGTGAAACAGGCTAATAAATGTGAGTGGTTCACCGTCGCAACTTCCAATGTGCGAGCACTTACTCGTCTCACTGTCTTGCTATATTTGGGTGAGAACACAGAGGATAGTGGAGTTCAACGAGATGGAGCAAATAAAGCACAGAATAGTTGAAGTGAATGGCATAAAAATGCATGTTGCAGAGAAAGGAGAGGGTCCAGTGGTGTTGTTCCTCCACGGCTTCCCTGAGCTCTGGTACTCATGGCGCCACCAGATTCTCTCTCTCAGCTCCCTCGGCTACCGCGCCGTCGCTCCCGATCTCCGTGGCTACGGTGACACCGAGGCACCACCTTCAATCAGCAGCTACAACTGCTTCCACATAGTGGGTGATCTCGTTGCGCTTATTGACTCTCTGGGTGTCCAACAAGTGTTCCTTGTGGCTCATGACTGGGGAGCCATCATAGGTTGGTATCTCTGCATGTTTCGCCCTGACAAAGTTAAGGCCTATGTCTGCCTCAGTGTCCCTTTCTGGCCCAGAAACCCCAAAGTGAAGCCCGTTGATGCCATGCGGGCCATATATGGAGATGACTACTACATCTGCAGATTCCAGGTTCTTGTCCTTCTATTCTACTATTAATAACGCCAAACTTAACAACTAGATTTGTGTATTTCTGTTATAACACACGCTAGCTAGCTGTTCATTTGAGCAACCAAACCCATGGCTCTTGCGTTGTCAATGCCATCTGCAAACTGATATTGCAATCAAGCGATAAGCTCTTCACAGGTTCATCGAACCATTTATGATTTGTGGGATTTCCTTTTTTTAACTGCACGCATGCCCTCTTCCACTTTTTGTAACCTCGATTCAAGcttattaattacaaaatgataatctccttcttcttttttttaaagtatttccCAAGTGATATTTTACTTGTCCTTGGACTAGATTTTATATCCAAAATTGTTTTGGTTTAACTATATTTTGTTCTCTGTAATATACACAATGgtttacacacacatatataattatagttttttgttttgttttgattcttttgatcaaatagttattttttcggTTTTGTTCTTGTAATAGtagtatatttaataatttgctttttttttatcacttttttttcaaaagaattaattaaaaataaataagttataataaggattaaattaaaaatattagaataattaaaaaaatactagtaaagattaaaatatttttttgtaaagacaaaataattttaaaaagccTACTTAAATAAAGAAGTCATATATTATATGGACCAACAACAACATATTTAGTATGAAGTTCATTACCTTAACGGAGATTCTGAATAGTTGAATAATCATTAATGGTTATCCAATACTACGAATCCTAGATCTGATATTACCTGGTTAACTCATAAAACAGGAGCCAGGCAAGGCAGAAGGTGAGTTAGCCAAAAATAGCACTGAACAGGTAATAAAAAACGTATTCATAAGTCGCAAACCTGGGCCACCAATTTTGGAGAAGGAAGGAATGGGTTTCAATCCCAATACTTCAATGCCCCTTCCCACTTGGCTCTCACAAGAAGACCTCACGTACTATGCTTCTAAATTTGAAAAGACAGGCTTCACTGGAGGACTCAACTACTATAGAAATTTCAACTtgtaagtttttatatttttccttttaattttggtttggaAACTGAATGCGAAAGGCTTTTACACCAAAATGatgtaattttttgaatttattaccAAAATGGCTAAATGATCCTTTGAAAGAagatttcaaaatattgaaatctaatgaaattgtgttttaaaacatgattttattttttaaaaaagattggaCATATAATTACGTGTATCTAGTTTCGGGTTggaaaattaagtttaaaattgattttggatacACTTTAACAGGTTTTACGTTAGAgaattgtatttataattaattctgaattgaagtaatttttaataatttttgaattagatctaaaattttgtattaagttttacttttaattttattataattattttataataaaaatatctaaacataaattatattatttcaaaatcaattttgataacTCTCGTTCAAACATGCACTGGCCATGtgttaaatgattttattggtTGTATTGCTCATTCAACTCTTGTGTTTTACAGAAATTGGGAGCTCACAGCACCATGGACTGGAGCACAAGTCAAAGTACCAGTGAAGTTCATTACAGGTGATTTGGATCTAGTATACACTTCACTGGGGACGAAGAACTATATTGAGAGCGGTGCTTTCAAGAAAGATGTACCAAATTTGGAGGAAGTAGTTGTGCAAGAAGGGGTGGCTCACTTTAACAACCAAGAAGCTGCAGAGGATGTCAGCAATCacatttatgattttatcaAGAAGTTCTGATCTTATCaacttaatttgttagttgtcgCTCTGCTCACTTGAGTTAATTGGTCAAATAATTTGCTTGTCATCTATGCTACTTCATGGTGTTTCGTTTGCAGGCTCGTTGGTTTAAGTTATATTTGTACTCATAATCGAGACATTATGGAAAATATATTTCGTTTGGATGTTGGCACCGTAGACTATAACTCTTGTTCTCCTGAAGTCAcagaattaattcatttttgctTCTGTTGCTTGAATTAACAGTTCGAATTCCAATTCCAAAATACATTTTGCTTCTGCAGAAGATATCAAGTAGGCAAAGTAGTCAGTCATATTGGGAAATCTTTAAACACTTATTGTGGGGGAAACTCACTATGgtagaaatatttaattatttttgtctttggttttggtgttatactttaatttttcgtctttatagttttataaatttagattttagaccttaatatttttttctgtcttgattataatttttaatttaaattttagtcattataattttatatttatcttgaCTTTCatctatataattttattctatttaggttttattttttatcttactaATATATAGGatattaattaagtaaaaaatatttaatataaaaatcatagaaaaatagaaaaatatcatTGATATCACAATTTTTAGTcttccaaataaaatatttatattttgagttTCTTGACCGGTGCCCTAGCATTTGGTGTCAAATTGAAGTTTAACCCCAAATCTCAtccatcaattttaatttaatctaatgatttttattaatttattgaaaaactcACATGCTCCTAGCTTCTTAAAACCCCTCACGTAATCCGCTCTCATTAACCATTATTCCTTCTTTAAATCATAAGGAAGTTTATAGAAATCCAAGGAGTAAGCCGCCAATTAAGAAGGCACTGTACTACACTTACACTTAACTCCCCGGCTTCCAATGCTTCGTATATAGATCATATATGTTGATAAAAGTAATGTGCCCaacaataaaagatttaaaggtCTGATCCAAAATGTGTTGTACAAGCACATGTTAATTctcaaagttttttttcttaaataatttatggtGCCATTCGATTGTctcctttatttctttttagcaAGCTCATACTAGACAATTTGCAGGCATAATGAACAAAATCTAGTACTTggaaagaatttcaattttttaatgctCAATTTCCAGTATACCGGCTGCCAATGGAGTTCATCTCCCATGAAGAATAAAGGTTTCAGTGTTTCAATAATTGACAATTTCAACAACTGGGCCTTGGAAGTGGTGTAGGAAAATTCTGAAGACCCAGTTCTGCAATAGCGTGACTAGTTGACTATACCGCGGGACTCTACAAACTAATTGAACaattaataatgaaatataatttaaaagagctttgtgtgtgtgtgaaataTGACTACAAAGTCATCACACCTATTTATAAACCAAACTGCAGTAGTTAGAAAAATCTGATCCGCCCATTGTATTGAATTCAAAGCATAAATTGGTTTTTAGTACACATTTAACGTTTCAGTAA is a window encoding:
- the LOC100811640 gene encoding epoxide hydrolase A, which translates into the protein MCEHLLVSLSCYIWVRTQRIVEFNEMEQIKHRIVEVNGIKMHVAEKGEGPVVLFLHGFPELWYSWRHQILSLSSLGYRAVAPDLRGYGDTEAPPSISSYNCFHIVGDLVALIDSLGVQQVFLVAHDWGAIIGWYLCMFRPDKVKAYVCLSVPFWPRNPKVKPVDAMRAIYGDDYYICRFQEPGKAEGELAKNSTEQVIKNVFISRKPGPPILEKEGMGFNPNTSMPLPTWLSQEDLTYYASKFEKTGFTGGLNYYRNFNLNWELTAPWTGAQVKVPVKFITGDLDLVYTSLGTKNYIESGAFKKDVPNLEEVVVQEGVAHFNNQEAAEDVSNHIYDFIKKF